In Elaeis guineensis isolate ETL-2024a chromosome 1, EG11, whole genome shotgun sequence, a genomic segment contains:
- the LOC140855859 gene encoding large ribosomal subunit protein uL15x-like: MAMAAATTTCIKKNRKYPEGRDDAGGMHHHRVLHDDHHPKYFGKVGMRYFHHPRNKFYSPTVSADRLWSLDPDDVKKPATVYDDDSTPLIGVASFNYSKILGRNALTGWFHY, translated from the coding sequence ATGGCgatggcagcggcgacgacgacctgcatcaagaagaatcgAAAGTACCCCGAAGGCCGCGAtgacgccggaggcatgcaccaccaccgcgtGCTTCACGACGACCACCATCCtaagtacttcggcaaggtcggcatgcgctacttccaccatccccgtaaCAAGTTCTACTCCCCCACCGTcagtgccgaccgcctctggtccctcgaccccgacgacgtcaagaagcccGCCACAGTTTATGACGATGACTCTAcccccttgatcggtgtcgcctcgttcaactactccaaaattcttggGCGGAACGCGCTCACTGGTTGgttccattattaa